The genomic interval TGGCCAGgaggagagagtgaagctctcACCAGGATAGAGAGACAATTGGGACCTGACCTCTCCACTGTACGTAaccacgcacgcgcacgcacgcacgcacgcacacacacacacacacacacacacatacacacacacagagactcattaGTAATTATGTTTTATATCATAGATGGGATTTTTTTTTATGGTGAACGAGCGTTGCAGATTTTCCTGTCCAATTATATCATCAATGTATCATATATTAaaccacctttctctctctccaggcgtGGCAGGTGAATTTTGAGAGTACCAGGAAGACCGCCAGCCCCCTGCTGCCCAGTCCTCTAGGTCTCAGCCCCTACCTCCGCTTTGGATGTCTGTCCTGTCGACTTTTCTACAGCAAACTGGCAGAGCTCTACAAGAAGGTACAGTACCTCACACACATAACTACACCTACTAAATactatcacacacacattcatcccTACCGAACACCAACACACATCCGTCCCAACCTAACACCAACACACATCCGTCCCAACCTAACACCAACACACATCCGTCCCAACCTAACACCAACACACATCCGTCCCAACCTAACACCAACACACATCCGTCCCAACCTAACACCAACTCTTACTTGTCACAGTGAACTTTCACATAAGATTGCTCCTATTTTCCTCACGATtacattctcctctctcttctcccctcaggTGAAGACGAACGGCagtccccccatctctctctacgACAAGCTGCTGTGGCGTGAGTTCTTCTACACGGCTGCCACTAACAACCCCCGCTTCGACAAAATGGACGGGAACCCCATCTGTATCCGCATCCCCTGGGACCGCAACGCCGAGGCGCTGGCCAAGTGGGCCGAAGCCAAGACGGGCTTCCCCTGGATCGACGCCATCATGACTCAGCTGAGGCAGGAAGGCTGGATCCACCACCTGGCCAGACACGCTGTGGCCTGCTTCCTGACCAGAGGAGACCTGTGGATCAGCTGGGAGGAGGGCATGAAggtagagaaagatggagggtggtgtggagggagagagggctgggaAGAGGGAATgaaggtagagagaagggagggaggggggaagaatCAGAAGAGATACATGTTATGTGTgaatgactgtgttgttgttctgtgtgtgtctgtcaggtgtttgaGGAGCTGCTGCTGGATGCAGACTGGAGTGTGAACGCAGGCAGCTGGTTGTGTCACTCCTGCAGTTCCTTCTTCCAGCAGTTCTTCCACTGCTACTGCCCCGTGGGCTTCGGACGAAAAATAGATCCCGAAGGAGACTTCATTAGGTTGGTATAgctacatgcacgcacacacaaacacccacacacacaagatgcacacacacaagtatCTTCTTTATCAAGTCATGCATTAGCAAGGCTGTTCTGTCTGACCACTGTCTGTATGTTATGCTGAACCAACTGCTCTGGCAGTTGTGACGAGGTGCTGAGATTTAATTTCTCCCTCTGCTTGCAGACGCTACTTACCTGTCCTGAAAGACATGCCAGACAAGTACATCTACGACCCTTGGAACGCCCCCATAGAGGTGCAGCGGGCGGCCAAATGTGTGGTCGGGGTGGACTACCCCAAACCCATGGTGAACCATGCAGAGGCCAGCCGACTCAACATAGAGAGGATGAGACAAATGTACCAGCAGCTGTCCAGATACAGAGGAGTCAGTAAGTATTTTTCTCCCTCACTTTGTATTGAACTCTCTCGCTTTTCTTTTTCACTCTCTTCCTATCACCTGcccactctctttttctctcgctctctctctttttctttctgtctgtctctatcgcGCTCTTTCTCACACTTGGTAATTCATTATAACTTGTGTCTCTCTCCCAATAGGCTTACTAGCAGCTGTGCCGACCAGTCCCACTGAGGATCTGAATGCGGTGGCATCGCCCTCTACTGGTAGAAAACACAGCGGGCTCAACGGCCATCATGGTGAGCAAGGCTCATTTGCCTAAACCTCCTTAGATACCGTTCATACATTATCCCAAATAATATCACACCACGACTGCAAAGTGAGCACACTCTAACCCACACttcacctcccctctccctctcttctcctctctccaggcCGTAGTAGAGTAAATGTGATCGGTGAGGAGCTGCCGGGACTCAGTGGAGTGAGGCCACGACCTGGACCAACATACACTCAGAGTAAGTCTAGACACAGTATTTCATATCCGACTGGACACAGACTGGTCACAACAGTCACTTGCAGTGTTATGTAGAGGAGGACATTCTTATGGGTCTATTTCTGTTTG from Salvelinus alpinus chromosome 2, SLU_Salpinus.1, whole genome shotgun sequence carries:
- the LOC139563412 gene encoding cryptochrome-1-like isoform X2 is translated as MAKNSIHWFRKGLRLHDNPALLEAVRDSDTVRCVYFLDPWFAGSSNLGVNRWRFLLQCLEDLDASLRKLNSRLFVIRGQPANIFPRLFKDWNISQLTFECDSEPFGKERDAAIKKLATEAGVEVVSRTSHTLYDLDKIIELNGGHPPLTFKHFQTLVGSMPPPDAPVEALSRASMGRCVTPVSDNHRDKYGVPLLEELGFDTEGLAPAVWPGGESEALTRIERQLGPDLSTAWQVNFESTRKTASPLLPSPLGLSPYLRFGCLSCRLFYSKLAELYKKVKTNGSPPISLYDKLLWREFFYTAATNNPRFDKMDGNPICIRIPWDRNAEALAKWAEAKTGFPWIDAIMTQLRQEGWIHHLARHAVACFLTRGDLWISWEEGMKVFEELLLDADWSVNAGSWLCHSCSSFFQQFFHCYCPVGFGRKIDPEGDFIRRYLPVLKDMPDKYIYDPWNAPIEVQRAAKCVVGVDYPKPMVNHAEASRLNIERMRQMYQQLSRYRGVSLLAAVPTSPTEDLNAVASPSTGRKHSGLNGHHGRSRVNVIGEELPGLSGVRPRPGPTYTQSCGMAHTEQAGSSNQQVCRTGCAHEFAVPHYPGHLSRGGTGKRGRESEQEVGSDFPAPAFKVQRHHRHSTGQQDERMAVSS
- the LOC139563412 gene encoding cryptochrome-1-like isoform X1, whose protein sequence is MAKNSIHWFRKGLRLHDNPALLEAVRDSDTVRCVYFLDPWFAGSSNLGVNRWRFLLQCLEDLDASLRKLNSRLFVIRGQPANIFPRLFKDWNISQLTFECDSEPFGKERDAAIKKLATEAGVEVVSRTSHTLYDLDKIIELNGGHPPLTFKHFQTLVGSMPPPDAPVEALSRASMGRCVTPVSDNHRDKYGVPLLEELGFDTEGLAPAVWPGGESEALTRIERQLGPDLSTAWQVNFESTRKTASPLLPSPLGLSPYLRFGCLSCRLFYSKLAELYKKVKTNGSPPISLYDKLLWREFFYTAATNNPRFDKMDGNPICIRIPWDRNAEALAKWAEAKTGFPWIDAIMTQLRQEGWIHHLARHAVACFLTRGDLWISWEEGMKVFEELLLDADWSVNAGSWLCHSCSSFFQQFFHCYCPVGFGRKIDPEGDFIRRYLPVLKDMPDKYIYDPWNAPIEVQRAAKCVVGVDYPKPMVNHAEASRLNIERMRQMYQQLSRYRGVSLLAAVPTSPTEDLNAVASPSTGRKHSGLNGHHGRSRVNVIGEELPGLSGVRPRPGPTYTQSCGMAHTEQAGSSNQQVCRTGCAHEFAVPHYPGHLSRGGTGKRGRESEQEVGSDFPAPAFKVQRHHRHKSTGQQDERMAVSS